A region from the Arachis ipaensis cultivar K30076 chromosome B01, Araip1.1, whole genome shotgun sequence genome encodes:
- the LOC107639414 gene encoding desiccation-related protein PCC13-62, with product MVSIHVIVTFLVLSILVPRSYSFNPIVSLSPKSDVDLLEFPLNLEYLEAEFFLYGASGCGLDAVDPELAQGGPPPIGGKKANLDAFTRDVILQFAYQEVGHLRAIKRTIKGFPRPLLNISKEAFAEIMDNAFGESLHPPFDPYANVINYLLASYVIPYVGLTGYVGTNPQLQNPTSKKLVAGLLGVESGQDAVIRAMLYDCRNEQVHPYGVSVETFTNRISILRDKLGNNGMKDVGLGMRMLEGPEGRALGSVLAGDKDSLAYGRTPQEILRIVYGGGDECVPGGFFPRGAHGRIAKSYLDTII from the exons ATGGTCTCCATTCATGTTATAGTAACTTTCTTAGTTCTTTCCATCCTTGTTCCAAGATCTTACTCTTTTAATCCTATTGTAAGTTTATCCCCAAAATCTGATGTTGATCTTCTGGAATTTCCTCTAAACTTAGAATATTTGGAGGCTGAATTCTTCTTGTACGGTGCTAGTGGTTGTGGATTAGATGCTGTTGATCCTGAATTGGCCCAAGGAGGACCTCCTCCCATTGGAGGCAAAAAGGCCAATCTTGATGCATTCACTAGAGATGTCATCTTGCAGTTTGCTTATCAAGAAGTTGGACATTTGAG GGCCATAAAAAGAACAATAAAGGGGTTTCCTAGGCCATTATTGAATATAAGCAAGGAGGCATTTGCTGAAATCATGGACAATGCCTTTGGAGAATCTCTACATCCTCCTTTTGACCCCTATGCTAATGTCATCAACTACTTACTTGCCTCTTATGTAATTCCTTATGTTGGCCTCACTGGATATGTTGGAACCAATCCTCAATTGCAAAACCCCACTTCTAAGAAG CTTGTTGCAGGGCTACTGGGAGTAGAGTCAGGGCAAGATGCAGTTATTAGAGCAATGTTATATGATTGTAGAAATGAGCAAGTGCATCCATATGGAGTGAGTGTAGAAACATTTACAAATCGCATTTCAATTCTTAGGGACAAGCTCGGAAACAATGGTATGAAAGATGTTGGGCTTGGGATGCGAATGTTGGAAGGTCCTGAGGGCAGAGCTTTGGGAAGTGTGCTAGCTGGTGACAAAGATTCACTTGCATATGGAAGAACACCTCAAGAAATATTGAGGATAGTGTATGGTGGAGGTGATGAATGTGTCCCTGGTGGTTTCTTCCCTAGGGGAGCACATGGACGCATAGCTAAATCTTACTTGGACACTATAATATAA
- the LOC107620178 gene encoding uncharacterized protein LOC107620178 — MSMALTEELKGKAVVYHGDKLCREKFSLLLAEIGLPKGLLTIQDIEECGYVKEIGFVWLKLQKKIEHRFDNILVCYDSVVTAYIEPKKIKNLTGVKARDFLLWFTLNEIYVKGSPQGSLITFKSIIGLSMSFPLSLFMGMAGKDQPKEEA; from the coding sequence ATGTCCATGGCATTAACAGAGGAACTGAAGGGCAAGGCAGTGGTGTACCATGGTGACAAACTTTGTAGGGAGAAATTCTCTTTGTTGCTTGCAGAAATAGGCCTGCCAAAAGGATTATTAACAATTCAGGACATTGAGGAATGTGGCTATGTGAAAGAGATTGGATTTGTTTGGCTCAAGCTTCAGAAGAAGATAGAACACAGGTTTGATAACATACTTGTGTGCTATGATTCAGTTGTCACGGCATATATTGAACCTAAGAAGATCAAGAATCTCACTGGGGTCAAGGCTAGGGACTTCTTGCTTTGGTTCACATTGAATGAGATTTATGTTAAGGGTTCACCACAAGGGTCTCTTATTACCTTCAAGTCCATTATAGGGTTATCTATGTCTTTTCCACTTTCTTTGTTCATGGGCATGGCTGGGAAGGATCAACCCAAGGAAGAAGCGTAA